From Bacteroides uniformis:
GGCTCTTATCATCCTAACACGCCGAATAAGGCTTACTGGAGTAACCCCCGTCAACTGTTTAATCTTTCGATACAACAGTTTTCGATTCATTCCCAACAGTTGACAGAGCATAGCAACATTAAACTCTGTATTTTCCATATGCTCTTCCAACACTGAAACAAGCTTGTTAAGCCAAATTCGTTTCAATTCCAGTTGTCTGTTTTCCAATGGTTTGCATGAATCCATTTTCTCCAATTTTAATATTCCTTCTAAGATCTGTTTGGCTTGTAGTGAGTCCATACCAACTTGATTTTGCAAAGCCTGCAGTTCATTTTTATCTGGTAAAGACACAATAATATTAATTAAGACTCCAGTATCATTTTCCTCACATCTTATGTCAACCTGGCCTTGATATAGATTAACAAATTTGGGAATTAAATGTAACCCCACAAGAGCGATTATTTCATCTATTATTTTAAGATATTCTTTCATATCTTTCTTGCCTTTTGGTATAAGTACAAATTATCCAAATATCAGACAAACATTCTCTCACGGTATTCTGACGGAGTAGTGCCTGTATGCTTACGAAAAAAACGTGTCATCGTAGAATTCGATTGAAAATTAGTTCGTGAAACCACTTCCTTTATTTCAAGATTGGAGTCTTTCAATAAGACTTTTATCTCAAGTATGGTATATTCCACAATCCACTCTTTAGCCGAACGACCAGTATTATCTGTTATTAACATTGTCAGATATTTAGGTGAGATACACATCTTATCTGCATAAAATGCCACATCACGACTTATAGTATGATACTCTATAACCAAATAAAAGAATTCAAAAACCTGCTTCTCTTTACGTACAAACTTCACGGAAGCCATAGCCTTGGGGTTACTCTTATAGCCCACATACAAGTCCCAATAATAAACCCTCAATAAATACATCACCGATTCCCTCCTAAGAAAGGCACAAGATAAATCTACACGGCATGACAATATATGACAGAAATGAACAAAGCGCTTATACTCTTCTTCACTGAGCGGAGAGCTATAATATTTCCTCATATAGAAAAAATAGTCAAGTGTAAGCCTACCCAGCCCATTAATGGTATCCATAAACAATTTCTTTGGTACTTTAAAGAAAATAACGGCAAAGTCTGTACTGATTTCGGTTATACTTGCCAACTGATAAGGAAAAATAGTTATCAAATCATTCTTCACAACCCTGCGTTTATTAGAAAACACATTAAAAAGAGCAGAGCCTCCGGTACAAACTCCATTTATCCCTTCTTCTAGATATGTCGGAATCCCGTCAAGAGGCAAATCAATTACCTTTGTATAAATATTGAACTCCTCTAAATCAAACACACCACTTGAAAAAGGCCTATTATCTTTTGTAGCTTTTACCATATTTGTTTTAAATATTATGCTAAGTTACAAAAAAAAATCATTTTTAGATTATTTGTTCTAAAATTGCACATATATACTGAAGTTCAGTCAAAACTAAAGTATAAATTCTTATTCTATAAAGGGCTAAATAATATCCGATAGGGCAGAGATAATGGAATAAAAAAAGTCCCACAAATCGTTGAATTTATGAGACTTACCTATTCATTATCCAGTTAGTTCAGCGGAGAGACAGGGAACGATTAACTTTCATCTCCCCTACTCATTATCAGCATCTTACCAAAAGACTCTACTCCTATGACACCGAATAATTCACCGCGTATATGCTGCAACTTTCTTCCTGTTACACTCTTACTTTTACAAAAGTAGTAAAAAAGGGGCATAAATACAAATCAAACGCTTGATTTAACGAACATAACTTCTATAATTTTCTTCCAATAACAATTGCAATTTTGAAAGAGGATAAAGAAACTTACCACCTATGGCAGTATAAGCTATCCCCTTTTCATCACGCAACTTTTGCAAGGTTCTGCTCGATATATGCAACATGGCACATACTTGTTCACCAGTCATATAGACCTCATTGGCTACAGGAACAGGCAAATCCTGAATTGCAAAAATCTCCTTGGAGCATTTCTTGAGCATCTCCATCATCCCGATATACTCTTCTGACTGTTTTGTAATTACCCCATCCATATCCTATTTGCCTTTTTGAGTTAATATCCTAGCCAGATCACTTTCCTTGTACACATATTTTCCACCTATGAAAGAACACGGAATAATGCCATATTCCCTATAACTTTGCAAACTCCGCTTGGAAATATTCAGCACCAGACAGACTTCTTGGGCATCCATTCATTTTTCCTTTTCAACAGAGCCAAATTTCTTTTTAACGGCTTCAATCTGTGTGGACAAATCTTCAATCTGCTGTTTTAACCGCAAATACGCACTTTTTTCAATTACAACTAATTCCATAACAAATCTGATTTATAATTTTACTATTTGTGAAGCAAAGTAAAGCACATTTCCATGTCCGGAAAAGCCTCCGGAATCAAAGTCACCCATTGGCGCACATTGTCCCCCAAAACATACCAGAAAGTATTGCTATCCAATTTCTTTTCTCCATATTTACTCAAACCAAAAGATTTCAGAAGCCCAATATAGAAGTGAAAGGCGCACCACTTGCATCCGCTGGCAATGCGCCTTCCCCCCTGCTTGTCTTCCATTGTCTTCTACATCTTTATACTTTTACTGTTCCGTAAAACTTCTTTTTCCTTAGTCGCCACTTTCTGCCATGTATTGGGGAAATGCTCACGCAACAGCTTTCCGGCCAGTTTTCTCGCCTTCTCCTGCATCTCGTCATAAATGTTCCATCTGTTCCGGCCCAGCAGTGTTCCTTCTATCTTTTCAAAATTTTCATGAAAACTGAAATTGTCCGGATACTCATTTGTCAGCCCGTCCATTGGATAACCCTTGTCCATAATATACAGCAATGTCATCCGGTCATAATTGTCCATGCTTCGGAGCAGGCCAAGCCCCTTCTCACTATCCGTCAGCCGGGCGTAATTCTCCCATGTGGGTGAAAGGTCATACACCTCTTTGTCCGTAATGCTTTTAAGAGCCGATTTATCAAGGAAGGCATCTGACGGAATCTTCTCCAATGGTAACAGGTTATCGTAATCATCATAACAGCGGTTTATCTTCCCCGCCATCAACGAAGGCCATCCCCGAAGTTCATATACAGTCAGCGGCCTGCCTTCAAAATCCGGCTCAAAGAAATGCCTCTCGATATTCGCCTCCATAAAGGCCCCGTATTGGTGGTTTCCCTCATAATTCCGGCTGAAAAGCAATACCCCCTTGTCCGTCTCAACACCCGTATAGAACTTATTCCCGTGCTTCAAATCATCCAGCATATCCGCCACCGCTACGGGTGACGACTTTATTTCCGTCCATATCTTCGGCGTGAGCAGGCGAATATAAGTCTCATCCTTCGAAAACGGGTCTATTTCATTTCACAGGCAATACACCACTTCCGACAGACGTTGGTATCTCTGCAATATGATTCCATGCTCGTCCATTGCCTTTTCCAGCCTTTTCAGGTAATCCTCATTGTCCCCTTCCTCCAATGGCGGCACGATACCCATATCGGGCACATTATAATACATCAGGCCCATATCCGGCATTTCCCCGCTTTTCAATGCTTTCTCCACATCTTCCTGCATGAACTCCTGGTAACCCTCTTCTCCCGTACCCTTCATGCTGATATGCACGGGATTGAAAAATTTGTCCACAGTTATATATACGCTGCCGCCTTTTGTCGTTCCGTTCTGTTTATTCTCCATATATCAAAGAATTAAATGTTTATACTCTGTCCCTTCTTTTTAAATGGCATACTCGTCTTCACTTCCGTCTCCGGGAACCGTACATTATCCGGCCGTGTAACCAGCAGCGAGACAATCCGCTGCTGCTCCTTTGAGAGTGGCGCACGCATCAGTTGCAGGTTTCTCAACCGGTTAAAGTTCCTCAGTGTGGGGGCCATATCGCACCGCTTCGTACAAATCCCGTATCGGAGTATATCCGGCGAAGTAGTCTTGCAGTCTCCGATTTCCGCCCGAAATTCCGCATCCAACGGTGCCACCTCATGGAATCTCAATTCCTCCGGCTTTCGTTTCCCGTCGAAAAAGTGTCCGGTCAAACCGTTCAGAAACTCTTCCAATGCCTTGTCCCCTTTGTCCGTTTTTCCCAGCAGCAACACCTTCTGTCCGTATTCCACTGCTGTGCAAGTAGGAAAAACGGCCAGTCCGTTCCTTATCACATCCCCGTCCATTCCGAAACGGTGCCCCAACCGCTTGTAGTCATCATTTTCCAATAAGGCCGTATGTTCCGCCGATGATGACAGTTGCACGATGCCCCTTTCCTCACAGAATGCCGCATCCCTCAATCTTACCACCCCCGAAGGATGAATCCTTTCCCGTTCCAATACCGGCATGAGTCGTTCCAGATAATCCGCATTATCCGTTCCGAGTATGGGGGGAATCAGACTTTTGTCTCTGAAATCGAAACGGAACATTCAGTGGTCGGGTACAAGTTCCCTGCTTGCGGTATGAAACCGTACGTTATTGCTGATATATCGGGAGAATCCTTCTTCTCCCTGTCCCCGCATACTTAAATAAACGGGGCGGTAAAAAGCATCCAGCGTCATATACAGGCTGCCGCTTTCCCCCGCTTGCATTTTCTTTTCTTCCATAAATCCTATATGATTAGTTGTTTCTTTTCCTTTTTATCGGGAGTAATGGAAGCAACATGCTTCGCTTGCCGCTGACTGTTATTCAGTGTCAGTGTCGAAATCTCTCGTATATGGTCTGCCCCGGAAGATTTACCCCTCTTTTGTTCTTGGGAATGTTGACAAGAGGTGGGGTGTATTCTTTCCGTTTTTTCCACCCGGTTGATACTTCCGCTCAACTTGAATTCTCCATCCGTTATATGGAACTCCGATTGCAAAATATCTCTTGCCATTGCTTTCGCTTCCATCTGCAAGGCTGCATAACCGAAATCATGTGATGACATCGGTGCCGATTGCCGTGCCTTGATGCTGTCACCCAGTTTTTCTGCCAAGTCCCTGAACTCATATTCGTAACTGAACGGATGAAAATAGTCCGCCACTACATGACCGGCATACCCGTTTTCCGAAATATAAAGCAGAGAGGCAACATCATAATTGCGTGGAGAAATGCCCAGATTGAAATCTTTGGTTAACCGGTCAAAGTTGTTGTAATCCGGTCTTAAGTCGTATTTATCCGTACAGACAGCACCTTCCAGCATTTCTTTTCCTGCCTGTTTCTCAGAAGTGAAGCTGAACTCCGATTTACGCAGTTGCGTATCGGCACTGCGCAAATCGCTTTTCGCCAGTTTGTCGATGCAGTTGTCCGCCAGTTCCGCCACTTGTCGGGAAGGTGTCTCCATCTCATACATTTTCAATGTTTCCGTCCCTTTGGCCATATTGAAAAATCCGTCTGCCAGATGTTGCAGATAGCTGTTACGTACTTTCATTCCTTTTTCACTGTCCGAAAAAAACAGTACGCCCTCATCCGTTGCCACGGCATACACCCGCCCCTTTTCACCGGCCAGTCTTTCATTGTTCCAGCCTTTAGCCTCGTTATGCCGGATAAACTCTTTATATTGCTTGTCTTTTTGCAGTGCTGCGGATGATGCCCGGCGGCTGAACAGTTTCAACCCCGTTTTTAGCGTATAGGCCGCATCCCTCAAAGGAATCCGCCTTCCCGTCACTGCCTTATGGCTATGGATAGCCGGAACCAGAGTATGAAAATACCAGTTCGCCAGTTCTCCCCGTCGGGAAGGTATCTTCCCTTTATCTGCGAAATCCGCTTTTAGAATCGTTCAGCCGGGTAGGTAGCCCCGTTTGTCAAAGTTCCTCACCGTCTTCCCGATATAATCCTCATACGCTTTCGGTGTGGCATCACCCGTGCGTACATCCACCGGAGTATTCTTTTCGTCCAGTGTGATGAACACGCTACCCGGTTCGGCCGCCTTGCCCGTAAGACGAACCAGCCAGCGCTTTGTCCAGTCATTCAATAGTCCCATAGCTTGATTTGTTTACTGAAGTTTTTGACTGCAAAGAAAACATTCCGGTCGTCAATCCACAACAAGACATGCTTGCAAGTCGCCCGTTGGCGGCTGTTGGCGGACAATCCTTACGCCAGCCGCTCGTCCAGCATCCTGATATAGCTTTTACGCAGGGAGTCGATGAAGGGCGTGGAATCCGTACAGCGGTCAAACACCTTGCCGCGTTTGGTATACAAGGCGTTTATCTTGATATTGAAGGCGTCCTCGAATACCCTGATGACATCCACAATGGTCAGTTTCTTTCCCTCCGCACAGTCCACCGATCCGGCTGCCATCAATGCGGCCACGAGTTCTATCAGGTCGCTGTCCGTACCGTTCCAGCGCAATGCGGATTTACGCTTGCAGCCCTGCGGGCGGATCTCCATTCCCATACCGGCATCATCTGTATAGTGACGCAAACACTCTTTCAGCATTTCTATCTCCGCATCCAGCAGGGAAAGGACCTTGTCGATGAACACGTCATAGAGCACGTGTCGTTTCTCCTTCAATACATCACTAGTCTGCCTCATGAAGGAAAGTTCTATTCTTGTGTAATTCAAGCGTCTTAATTGTCCTACCGTGTCCCCGTCCTGCGGCAAATTGGTAAGCAGTCCTACAAAATCATCATAGGCGGCAGGCAAGTTTCCCGGCATGAGCTCCGAACCTTCCACGTAAGAGGTGAACATTCCGAACAGCGGTGTATTTGTCAATGTTCTCATGGTATTGATATTTAAAAATTAAAACTGTTTCTGTTTTATTGTCCGCTATCATAACCATAAGGGCAAGAGATGTGCCATACCGGAACGCGTGAAGCAATCTTTTGAAAACGTGAATGTTATAATATCAGTGTATGATTGTGTGTCCATGTCCGTAATCTCCCGTCGGACACGGTGTGTCCAGAAATGTGGACAGTTTCAAATCAGGCCGTACTTTTTCAATTTCAGATAAAGCGTGCTCCGGGATATGCCCAGCAGCCGTGCGGCTGCTTTCCGGTCATTACCTGTGGTTTCCAGCGCCTTCTGTATCGCCTCCTGTTCCGTCCGCTCCATATCCAGTCTGTAATTGTTCGAGGGGGGGACATTCACCGGAAGGCTAATCTCCTTGAGAGTGATCCAGCCCCCCTGCGCCAACACACATGCACGTCTCACCACATTTTTCAGCTCGCGGATATTGCCGGGCCACGGATAGGACACGAAAGCTTCCCTTACGTCCCGGTCAAATCCCCTTATTTTCTTTTCCAATTCCTCATTCGCAAAAGAGAGGAAGAATCCGGCAAGCGGTATGATATCCTCCCGACAATCTATTAGAGGCGGAACATGGAGCGGGAACTCGTTCAGCCGGTGGAAAAGGTCCTCCCTGAACCGTCCCTCGCTTATCGCCTGTTCCAGGTCCTCGTTGGTGGCCGCCAACAGCCGGACATCCGCATGCATCTCCTCCGTTCCACCGACAAGTTTGTAGCGCTTCTCCTGCAGGGCACGTAACAGCTGCACTTGTGTCTCCATGTTCAGGTTGCCGACTTCATCCAGAAACAATGTCCCGTGGTCGGCGGCGGCAAACACGCCGCTCTTGTTCTCCACCGCTCCGGTAAAAGCCCCCTTCTTATGCCCGAACAGTTCCGATGCGGCCAGTTCCCGTGGAAGGGCTCCGCAGTCCACTGCTACGAAAGGGGCGGCCGAACGCTTGCTGAAAGCGTGTATCTGCCGTGCCACCCGCTCCTTGCCCGTACCCGACGCCCCGCGTATCAGCACGGACAGACCGTCCGCAGGAGCCACCAGACGTACCATCTCCTGAAGTCTTACAGCCGGCGGGCTTTTGCAGATGTAGAAGTTCTGTTCCATCGTCCTTTTCCTCCCACGCCCCAACAGTCCGCGGATGACACCGAGCACCTTTTCCGTTTGCACGGGCTTGGGCAGATAATTGTCGGCCCCTTTCTTCACGGCCTCCACGGCACCGGATATGTCCCCATAACCCGTCATGACAAGAAAGGGCATACGGTAGCCGTGAGCCCTCATCCATTCGAGCAGTTCCACGCCGTTGCAGTCACCCAGACGGAAATCCGAGAGAACCAGAGCCGCTTCATGGCTGCCCAGAAACTCCTTTGCGGCGTCCGCCGAGAGCACGTAACGGGTGTCCATGCCGTTTCGAGCCAGCCAGTTGGCGGTGGCGCGTGCGTATGTACGGTCATCCTCCACTATGAGTATTGTCTCCATTCATTTTCTCCTTTAATGTTACGGCCTTCCTTACAGCATTCTCTACAGCCCTGACCAACCTTCCGATCCGCTCGTCCGACATACCGGCCCATTTTTCAGGCGGCAGAGAGCCCATATATGCCAGTTCCTGCAGGGGGATGTCTATCCGTATCGTCTCCCATACGGGGACGGCCTTGTGTATGATATTTCCGAGTTTTTTATAATCGCCCGAACTGACCGCATCGCGTATGCCGGCAAGTCCGGCCTCCGTGTCCTCGATGAAAATATCCAGCAGCTCGTCCGCGTGTTCCTCGCCCTCCATGACGGATGTAAAGTCAGGACGTTCCACACCCCGTGTGGCCGCCATCAGTTCGTCCCCGGAGAAGGGTTTGTGCAGGCATCCGGCAAAACCGGCCTCTCTGAAACGGGCGGCATCGCTGTCGACACGGGCGGTCACGGCCAGTACGGGGAGCGTTCCGGACTGGCCTATGTTACTGTTGCGGAGCAATGCCAGCACACCATAACCGTCCGTATCGGACATCCTCATGTCGGTCAGGACAAGGTCATGCCGGTTCCTCCGCAATGTCGTGACCATCCCGTCGATGTCCGTGCAGCAGTCACATTCGATGCCGTGACGGAGATACATCCTTCGGACGGCATCCAGCTGCATCCGGTCGTCATCAATGTACAATACCCTGATATTGAGCGGGAGGCCGTCACCGGAGGCCGCATCCCGCATATCCGGCATGTCGGCCTCACCGAGGGGGAGCCGGACCTCGAAAGTGCTTCCACGTCCCGGCGTACTCTCCACACGGATGTCTCCCCCGAGCAGGGAGACCAGTCTTGAGGTGACTGCCAGCCCCAGCCCGAAGCCGCCGTCCGTGGGGAAGCCGGCCTGTTCAAAGTCGGAGAATATCAGCTGCTGCCGCTCCTTGTCTATACCTGTGCCAGTGTCCCTCACGAACAGCAGGAGCCTGCCGTTTCCGTACGAGGCCCCCACATGGATGTAACCGGTACGCGTGAACTTGACCGCGTTTGACAGCAGGTTGCCGAGAATCCGGACAAGCCGTCCGGAATCGCCCCTGACAAGCACATCACACGATTTTATTTCCGTTGTCAGTCCGAGCCCCTTCTTTTCAGCGGAGGGAAGATAGACACGCACGGCATTCCCGATAGTCTGCCCCAGATGGAATACGGCATTCTCCGGCTGTTCCTTACCCTCTTCCAGCCTGTAGTAGTGCAGCAGGTTGTTGGCCAGTCCGATGACATGACGGGAGGCGTGCAGGATGTTGGCGGCGAACTCCCTTACAAGCCCGGCATCCTTCTCATGCTGCATCAGTTCCGCAAACTCGCAGACCGTACCGAGAGGCGCCCGCAGGTCATGGCTCACCGACAGCATCAGGTTACGGCGGGACACCAGCAGCTCTTCATTCCGGGAGCAGGCGGCCTCAAGTGTCATCCGGTACTTCTGCCTCTTTCTGATGTCGGCATGGATAAGAAGATAGAGCAGGATTATCAGAAGAACGGAAATGACGGCTATAGAAAGGATGATACGGAACGACTGCCTTCTCAATGCCGCCGTTTCTTCCATATCCTCCGTATATTGCATATCGGCTGCCCGTTCGAAATCATGTATCAGGCCGCTGATACGTGCGTCCAGTTCCCGGTTGCGGCACCGCAGGCTGTCCGAGCAGGCCTCCAGTCTTTTCCGGTAGTCAGCATACTGGCTGTACATGTCCTTTTGCAGCCGGATGAACTCTCCGTTTACGGAGGACTGTCTTTTTCGGTTCCGCATCTCCTTCTCCTTCCGATTGGCATAAGCGGACTTCTTGTTCCTGCCTCCTATAAGAACATTGAGAAGGCCCCGGCCTTTCTTTGCCGACGGTGTATCCGGCTGTCCGGCATCCCGCACCTGCCGCACGATTCCGGGAGCCTTTCTCAGAAGAAGGCTGTCCGCACGGGGAAAACCGGAAAGGGTGTTCGTCAACTCATACAGCAGCCGCTCCTTTTCCAGCAGGAGCATGGATACGGTGTCTATGGCCGGATGCTGTTCTGCCGCATAATAAGGTTTCAGTCCGTTCAAGGCGTCCAGAGCCGCCGCACAACTGTTCCCACATTCACGGATATCCGCACTGTCCTGCATCAGCAGGAAATGGTCATGGAAGGAGAATTCCAGCAGTTTTTCAAAGGTCCGGTTGACGGCCTTCCTTCTCATATTGGTCGAATGTTCCCTGGAATCCAGTTCCTCCATCTTTCCATGCTCCAGCCGGACAAGAAAAACCACAGCACAGAGCAATGCCAGCAGCAGAATGTATCCGCCGGCTATCTTCAACTGGAGTATGGAAAGAAAAGATCTCATCTTGGAATAGGCTAGTATCAATTAAAACAAATAACAATTGCGTGACACAATATTTGAAAATTAGTAGATAATATATGTACAGCTAAAAGTACGACCAACAAGCCGACATACACAACCGGGCAACAAATGAGTCACCCCATTATCACCCGGTCAGCCTCCATATCCCCCTTCACACTCCACTGTAAGCACTGAATCCGCCGTCAACAGGCAGTAATGCACCGGTTATAAAACTTGCCGCATCACTGCATAGGAACTGAACCGCACCGTTGAGTTCGGTAATGTCCCCAAAGCGTCCCATCGGGGTTTTGGCCAGTACCTTGCGGCTTCGTTCCGTCAAAGATCCGTCAGGATTAATTAATACCCTCCGGTTCTGGTCGCCGATAAAGAAACCGGGAGCGATGGCATTGACACGAATGCTGTCACCATATTTCAAAGCCATTTCAGAGGCAAGCCATTGGGTAAAATTAGCAACTGCAGATTTTGCAGCCGAATAGCCGGGTACACGGGTAATGGCACTATAAGCGGCCATCGAAGATACATTGACAATACAACCTTTCTTTTGTTCCGCCATCACTTTGCCGAAGACCATTGACGGATACACAGTACCGTTCATATTCAGGCCGGTCACCTTCTCCCAGCAGGCTATATCCATATCATAAAAGTGTTGCTCCGGTTCAAGTGTGGCTCCCGGCATATTCCCCCCTGCAATATTCAGAAGTATATCAATCTTCCCCCATTGAGAAAGTACTTGTCCGGCCAGTTTTCCCAGGCTTGCCACATCAAGTACGTCGCCAACAACGCCAATCACCTCATTTCCATATTGTTTCAGTTCGGAAACCCGCTTGTCCAGTTGTTCCTGACGGATATCAACTGCAACGACTTTTGCACCCTGCCGCATAAAATGTTTTGCGATATTACCGCCTAAAACTCCACCGGCTCCAGTGATAACGGCTACTTTTCCTGCAATTCCAAATAATTCATTCATTTCAATCGGCATATAATTTAATCGGTATAATCCATATTACTATTTAAAATCTCATTCGCTGTTCCTGCAATTCATCCTGCACAACGGACATCATCCCTTCCACTTGCGCCAATGCCAGCATACGTCCATGAAACGAATATCCCGGATTGTATCCAAGTTTCTCATCCCCAAGCATCATGCGGCCATGATCCACCCGCATGGGCAAGCCGGGATTTGAGGATTCGAAGACACGAATCAGTTCTATCAGATGTCCCCGGCCGGACAGGTGCGAACTCTCTATGAAATCCCCACCGGACAAAGTCTCTGTGCTGCGAAGATGGACAAAGCGGGTACGACCGGCAAACCTGCGTGCCAGCCCACGGGTGTCATTGTGTACACCGGCACTGAGTGAACCGGCACAGAATGTCAGCCCATTGTGTGGATTGTCCACGGCATCCAGAATCCAGGCAATATCCTCCTCACAGGTCACGATACGGGGAAGTCCAAGCATCTGAAAGGGTGGGTCATCGGGATGCACGCACATGTCAATGCCATATTTCTCACACACCGGCATGACGGCTGCAAGAAAATAACGCATATTCTCGCGCAACATGCCCTTGTCCACACCTTCATAAAGGGATAGAAGCCTCCTGAAAACCGAAACGGGCTCAGTCTCCCCTTCCCGTATATTTCCATTCACAAAACCTTGTGTCTTCACAATGACCGTATCTATCAGCTCCAGTTCTTCCTCCCCAGTGATGCGGCTGCCTAATTTTTCCACCTCCATCAGTTCCTTTTCGGAATAATCCTTTTCCGCATGTTTCCTTTTCAGGATTTTCAAGTCGAAATAGGCAAAACGTGTTTTATTGAAATAAAGTGATGTGGTGCCGTCCGGCCAGGGATGGTTCAAGTCCGTACGAATCCAGTCAATGACCGGCATAAAGTTGTAGCACACAGTTTTGATGCCCGCCTTGCCGAGGTTGGTAAGGCTTTGTATATAGTTTGTTATCAACCGGTCTCTGTCAGGGCCTGCATACTTGATTGCCTCACATACAGGCAAACTTTCCACCACCGACCAGCGAAGTCCGGCAGATTCTATATACTCTTTCATTTCCTTGACAGTTTCCAAGGGCCAGACTTCACCGTTAGGTACATCGTGCAAAGCAGTAACAATCCCTTCTACTCCTATCTGACGCAACATGGTAAGTGTAATCTCATCTTTCTTGCCAAACCATCTCCATGTTTTTTCCATCCGTTCTATGCAATATTAAAGTGGATAAACCGATACTTGATCCAGTATGACACCTTCATCAAGAGCCTTTATCACAAGTTTGTTTAGTTTCTTTTTCCGGGCAGGCAAAGCCACTCTTCTTATCGCCTGATTCCTGAGTACATTCTCTTTCCATTCCTCACTGCGTCCTTTAGTCTCGTAATGGATAGGCAGAGTTTCCTCCTTATCCAATGCAATAGT
This genomic window contains:
- the uxuA gene encoding mannonate dehydratase translates to MEKTWRWFGKKDEITLTMLRQIGVEGIVTALHDVPNGEVWPLETVKEMKEYIESAGLRWSVVESLPVCEAIKYAGPDRDRLITNYIQSLTNLGKAGIKTVCYNFMPVIDWIRTDLNHPWPDGTTSLYFNKTRFAYFDLKILKRKHAEKDYSEKELMEVEKLGSRITGEEELELIDTVIVKTQGFVNGNIREGETEPVSVFRRLLSLYEGVDKGMLRENMRYFLAAVMPVCEKYGIDMCVHPDDPPFQMLGLPRIVTCEEDIAWILDAVDNPHNGLTFCAGSLSAGVHNDTRGLARRFAGRTRFVHLRSTETLSGGDFIESSHLSGRGHLIELIRVFESSNPGLPMRVDHGRMMLGDEKLGYNPGYSFHGRMLALAQVEGMMSVVQDELQEQRMRF
- a CDS encoding ATP-binding response regulator, encoding MRSFLSILQLKIAGGYILLLALLCAVVFLVRLEHGKMEELDSREHSTNMRRKAVNRTFEKLLEFSFHDHFLLMQDSADIRECGNSCAAALDALNGLKPYYAAEQHPAIDTVSMLLLEKERLLYELTNTLSGFPRADSLLLRKAPGIVRQVRDAGQPDTPSAKKGRGLLNVLIGGRNKKSAYANRKEKEMRNRKRQSSVNGEFIRLQKDMYSQYADYRKRLEACSDSLRCRNRELDARISGLIHDFERAADMQYTEDMEETAALRRQSFRIILSIAVISVLLIILLYLLIHADIRKRQKYRMTLEAACSRNEELLVSRRNLMLSVSHDLRAPLGTVCEFAELMQHEKDAGLVREFAANILHASRHVIGLANNLLHYYRLEEGKEQPENAVFHLGQTIGNAVRVYLPSAEKKGLGLTTEIKSCDVLVRGDSGRLVRILGNLLSNAVKFTRTGYIHVGASYGNGRLLLFVRDTGTGIDKERQQLIFSDFEQAGFPTDGGFGLGLAVTSRLVSLLGGDIRVESTPGRGSTFEVRLPLGEADMPDMRDAASGDGLPLNIRVLYIDDDRMQLDAVRRMYLRHGIECDCCTDIDGMVTTLRRNRHDLVLTDMRMSDTDGYGVLALLRNSNIGQSGTLPVLAVTARVDSDAARFREAGFAGCLHKPFSGDELMAATRGVERPDFTSVMEGEEHADELLDIFIEDTEAGLAGIRDAVSSGDYKKLGNIIHKAVPVWETIRIDIPLQELAYMGSLPPEKWAGMSDERIGRLVRAVENAVRKAVTLKEKMNGDNTHSGG
- a CDS encoding SDR family oxidoreductase yields the protein MNELFGIAGKVAVITGAGGVLGGNIAKHFMRQGAKVVAVDIRQEQLDKRVSELKQYGNEVIGVVGDVLDVASLGKLAGQVLSQWGKIDILLNIAGGNMPGATLEPEQHFYDMDIACWEKVTGLNMNGTVYPSMVFGKVMAEQKKGCIVNVSSMAAYSAITRVPGYSAAKSAVANFTQWLASEMALKYGDSIRVNAIAPGFFIGDQNRRVLINPDGSLTERSRKVLAKTPMGRFGDITELNGAVQFLCSDAASFITGALLPVDGGFSAYSGV